The nucleotide window TGTGACGGGGCTGGTTTTCTTGGCCAAATGGATAGTGGAGCGTGGATGAAGGTATGTGGTGGGAGGGTCACACGGTCCCCTGTACACGGATGTCCAGGCTGAAAGTGAGCCGCGCAGGAGGTACTTCATTGCGTCGCTGTCAGTACGTTCGGTCACAGATGACCCAGGGCCTTCAGAACACCTGGTAATTCTTCAGTCTTCTCGAGGGCAGGAACAGTATGTTACTCATCTTCGGACCCCTGTGtcctccctgctctgccttcccccactcaagTCGTCCCCACCTCTGTGCGCTGCAGGTGGCGCCCAAGAAATGGAATACAGGTGTTTGTTGAACTGAATTCAACGAACGATTctgaatgaagtctttttgaGTTACAACTGGATATCAGTCTATTCTGTGTTCTTCAGAAAGTCACATAAAGTGGCTGTGAATTCTTACTGATGTGTGTGCATTCAGTTGACAGGCGAGTCGAGTCTGAAGAGTCTGGCGACGAAGAGGGGAAGAAGCAGAGCGGCGGTATAGTGGCAGACCTCAGCGAGCACAGCCTGAAGGAcggagaggagcagggggaggaagtCCCAGAAGGTACCAGGCCGAGTTAAGAGCTTTTCACTCACTAAGGGCGGGAGGCGGGGTGGGTGCGGCCGTGTTGCACGCGATCCACCCAACACCCACCCCACGGTGGGTGTCGGGGAGGCAAGGGCGGCGGGAGGACTGCTGTGCGAGAGGGGGTTCGTTTGGCGAGCTCTCGTTCCGCTGATGCAGCGTCGGAGGCCCTCTGGGGGCTGGTGGCCGTGTGCTCTGGGGGCGGGCGCCCTCTGTGGTACTCCCTTAGTGAGCTGACTCGTGGACGGCATCCGCGGGCAGGATGCATCTCTTTGGAATTGCACTGAAGGCAAACACGACTAATGTTACTGGTGCTAGCGTGACATCTGGAGCAGGATCGGAAAATCGCGTGATTAACCGTATATTCGGAAAGCGagatgtgaaataaatattttggccGATGACGCTTTTGTTTCCTATCGTAGTAACGTACACTAATTTCAGAATAGCACTCTTAGTATTTTGGAGAAGTCGTTTGAGTCCTGCTTCACCATACTTCCAGGCAAGGATTGACTCCTAAGATACCTAGATGTTTGAAAAATTGTCTTAGGTGGAGACTGTCTCCATAGCCTCCTATTGTTTTAGTGATTAACAGCAACAAAATtaacttacagatgagaaaagtaaatTCTCAGTCCATAATGGGTGGTCTTTCACCCTACCAACCATGATCTTTGGTTAGAAAATAGACTTACATTGAAAAGAAGTGAGacgggcgcccgggtggctcagtcggttgagcgtctgacttcggctctggtatGATctcagattgtgagttcaagccccgcgtcgggctctgtgctgacagctcagagcccggagcctgcttcggattctgtgtctcccttgctctctgcccctcgcctgttcGCACCCTGTCGCTCTCTCCCAAGACTAcgtaagcattaaaagaaaaaaggaagtgagaCAGAGCATAGGAGCAGACAGAAAGATGTCCAAGGTATGTTATTAGGTGAGAGTAGCAAATTTCAAAACAGTATGCAcgttaaaattttattgttaaaaatattagtaatatgTGAGTTTTAACATACTTAACAGAGAAAACACATCAAGTTTCAGTTGAGGGTCTCCGAACAGCAGGTGTGAGAGGGTCTTGTACTTTCTGCGTTTTCGAGATTTATATACAGTGTGTGGACTTCTAAGGTGTTGATAGTCACGTACTACCcttatgataaaaagaaaacacaaatttataagAAAACGAGACTAATTTTTGAAATAACATTGTGCTCTGTGCCAGTGAGGATGATTGGTAACTATGGCAACCTAATTTTAAGGCAAAAGGAGATTACCACGAAAGTATCAGCCACGTTTACTTTGGAATGCCAGAGTCGATATTCTGGAAGTGATGTGGGTGGGATAAGTACACGGGAATGATGGATGAGAGCTTTCGTTACTGTCTTAACTGAGTCACAGACGACCAAGAGAGTGGGAGCGTCGCCTGCTCTCGGCGTCTGAACACCTGGCGCTCGTGGAGAACCGGAGAGGCGGTGGGGCCCTGTCATGGGGCTTCTCTCCCTGGGTGGTGAGACCTGCTCCCTTGGCCTGCCCAAGGGCTCGTGGTGACAGAGTAGAGGGGCTGGACTTGAGCGCAGCTTGTCAAATCCAGAGTTCCTTCCTCCAGACCGCTGGCTGATCAGAAGCGCTCtgggaatatacatttttataagtcCTTAAGAGAAACCAGGACTCACTCCCACTTGTATTTGTTTAAGTGCTAAgttcaaataaaacaaattcaaacCTGTCGACTGTTACCTTTCACTTATTTtccctagctttttttttttttttcccccctcaaaagATCAATACGTGGTACATTTGGGAAAACATTCTAGGCTGGCGACTGTTTCAGAGGTGAAGCTGATGTTTTGAGGGGCCTGCCCTATGTGctggatggacagacagaagcATTTTACGCTGTGTGAGCACCTGTCCTGAGGAGAGCCCGGGCCCGGTTTCCACCCACGGGCCCTACTCCATTGTCTGCACCTGCCCTGGACTCTCCTGGCGCCCTGCTTTGGACACTGGGTGGCCTGGACACCTGCCTTCATTGCAGCTTCCTGAGTTCATGGACACTGCATTTGTGCTGCCTTGGGCTGAGGGGTAATTTGGCTATTTCTCTTGGTTTTGCCCAACTCCTTTCACTTCGTTCCTAGGTTGGTTGATATCCTCTAAAGTTACAGCAAATGACTCTGGCTCCACTTGCCCCCTGTGCTGCTGTCTTTTCTCACGTTCTGCTCTGCCACACCCTGCACTGAGGTGACATACGCACCATCTCCCCCAGCAAGCGGGCTCGGCCTGTGGAGGACACCGCGAGGCTCTGCTTCGTCCTGCCCTCGGAGCACGCCACCGCTTTGACCGAGGGGTCTGTGCGGGCTGCGGGCTACGACCTACGACCTTTGCAATGCCCGTGATTATACAGTACCACCTATGGAGAAAACCCTTGTGGAAACACTCTTGCTTCCGGGTGCCGTGGAAGGGTAGCTCGCCATTTTGCTTAGCTGCGAAGCACTTCATAGATGTAGAAGCTGGCGTCACGGGTGAAGATTATAGAGGAAACGTGGCTGTTGTACGATTTAATTTTGGCAAAGAAAAGTTCAAAGTCAAAAAGGGTGATCGGATTGCACGGCTCATTTGTGAATGGATTTTTTTATCCAGACATGGAGGAAGTTCAGGTTTTGGATGACTCTGAAAGGAGTTCAAGACGTTTGAGTTCTACTGGGAAGAATTAAAATTTGTGCtaagaatagaaaatgaaaagacatttttttccttacagagTTTTtgctaaaagtgaaaaaaaaactctAGTAAATGACAAACCATAGTAAACGACATACTTTTGAACTGGCCGTTGTGGATTGTTGTGGAACAGGCACAGTTAGGAACCTGAACTCAGCCGGTGCCAGCCGGTGCTTACGCTGCTGGGTCCGGTCCGAGTGGCGTGCGCCTCTCTGCTGCCTCCAGTCAAGGGGCCACTGAGCAGCAGACGGCCCTCCGGCCTTGGTCCTTGGGAGGCCTGAGGGCTACAGCCGTGAGCCACCACAGAAGCCAGCACAGCTCTCCCACAGGGCAGAGGCGGTGGTAGGAGCCGGGCAGGACAGCACTGGGAACGACCGATTTGCGGGAGATCTGGGAGAGCGGAGGTTACACACTCCCACGGGAGCGTCACAGCCAGGCGGCCCAGTTTCTTCAACCAAAAATTGCAAGAGCAGAAAGGAACATTAGAGAAATGCCATCCAGTCACAATATATGCCCTTATTCAGATCCTAATAAAAGCAGacggggtgcggggggggggggggggaatggggggAATCGTAAGACAATTGATGAAATCAAAGAACGACTGTTACTTTTTTAAAGCATCGAATCCTTTCAGACACGCATGCTTCTGCAGTTCAGAGGAAATGAAGAGGGCTTCTTGGGGCTCTCCTCGGGCACCAGGGTGGGCTGGCCTTCTGCTGGGCCGGGCCCCCAGTGGGGGAAAAGCGTGTTTCCCTTGTTAGGGCTCTGCGGTCCGTCTGTTGAGCTGTGCTCTGTTGTGTTTTCCTCTTGGCAGACAAGCATTTAGAGATACCAGGCCACTTTCCAAAGCAATAAAAGGCACATCCTAGCACATCTGACATGCCCAGCATGATCCATATTCAGATGGTCTGACATGTGGCCACAGACGAGAAAGGAAAGGTCAGGGAAGAGCAGGCTGCTGCCAGCTGTGCAGCTCTGGgcagccaccacccccacccccgtccccccgcCACCGTCCTCCCTGCAAGCAGCTTCAGACTACATTTCCTTCCCTGGCAAATTCACTGGCACAGATGGAAATTTGGAGACTTTTGCCAGTCACCTAATTCGGGAAAGTCAGAATGCTTGAATGGTGACCATTATCGGAACTGTGTTAAGCCGGCCACACCATCCAGGGCCCCCGCGCCACCCATTGGCGTCTCCTCTGCACTGATTCAGCTCTGTGAGCCAGGCAGCCTGAGTCCCAGCTCCACTGACATTCGGGCTCTGAATGggctattttccttattttttcagaAGGACAAGAGCTGCCCGTGGATATGGAAACCATTAACCTGGACAGAGATGCAGAGGTAATGCCACCTGCTGGAGCCAGCCTCAGGGGGCATGGTGACGGACCACTCTGGCCGTCAGGGTATCTTCTATGGAGGTGCTGGTTTAGTAAGTGATTACCCCAGGCGAGGTCGTCTGAGGCCCCTTGGTTGGGTCAGATTCTTTCTGTCCTTGTTTTTAATACCCGTGACTGAAACCCATTTCTGTGTGACCAGAGGGCTGGGCAGCAGACGAAACGCCCTTGGCTCCTAAATGCCACCAGTGGGTCAGGTGATGACTTTGTAAGTCGTGGGGGTCCTGGCCATCCCGGCATCTGAAACACACTGAGCGTCAACAGCTCAGTGTGCAGGAGACCGCCAGGGAGGGCAGACTCACTGGCTGCCCTCAGCAGCTCACAGCTCCTGCCCATGGGGCTGCTGCGGGGTGAGAGAGGGGCTTTAGGTGAGAGAGGGGCTTTACGTACTGCTCATTGTTTTGTAAAACTGCTGAGGAATGTCTCACAGTGCTCCTGCATGTTGCTGTGGCCGGTCCGCTGCAGGCTCACCAACCCTTCCTTGCCCACCCCTCCGCCCGCCAGGCCGGCCTCCTTTGGTCCTAGTCCAGGACACGGGTCTTCAGGCAACTGAGCCGGATTTCTTCTTCGTTTCAGGACGTTGATCTGAACCACTACCGCATTGGGAAAATCGAGGGATTTGAGGTGCTGAAGAAAGTAAAGGTATGAGGGGCTCTGTCCTTTGTCTCCTGGGGACACACGCACCCCGGAGCCTGTcctacccaagggacacaggcacGTGCATCACTGAGACTCGGTTCTGCAGAAGGGGCTAGCCTCTGTCCAGAACTGACATCAGCACTTGTATCCTAAGCGTGGCCGGGTTTCCAGAGGCCGATGGGCTCTTCCTGATGCCTGGCAGTGGTCCAGGGCAGGGCCTGCCTGCCGTTCAGCACACCCCAGCCTGTGTAGTCCTCAACTCATTTCAGTTAAGTTTGTTCAAATTCAGGCCCTCCAGAGGTTGGCCAATGCAATCCCTGGCCAACGACCCCCTCACCGAGGAGGTGCACTCCATGCGGGGCCTGCCTCCAGCCTCCCTTTGGGTATCTGCCCATCCTCTCCAAGGTGGGCACATTTCTAGAAAACAACAGAAGGATGAAAACCGCATTCCCTGTCCCATGGAAGGTTTGTCCTGTAACACAGTTGGCACTTCCTCGTGACCTCCCTGCTGCCTATGTCACCTGTCCTTTTTCATCCCTCAGAGTCTCTGCCTCCgtcaaaatttaattaaatgcaTTGAAAATCTGGAGGAGTTACAGAGTCTTCGAGAGCTGGACCTTTATGACAACCAAATCAAGAAGATTGAGAATCTGGAGGCGCTAACACAGTTGGAGTGAGTCATGAGTCCAGGGGACAGCTGAGGGGTCTGTCCATTCTCCCCAGAGCTGCCCTGGGCCCCACGCTCAGTCCTGGAGGGCCACCTTTGCCACAGGGTCCCACCCAGCGCCTGTCTCCATGGGTGGCGTTGGCTTGCCCACAGTCCCAGCCTGCAGGTTAAACCTTTGATTGCGGACTCCAGGCCGGTCCATTTAGGGGCCGGCACGATTGCTGCCGTCGGGGCGCCTGGAGAGTCGGGGTGGGCCGCTGGGTGGTGCCTGGCCCACCGGGTGGGGCGGTGCCTTTAGGTTGGTTGCATTCAGAGCTCTATTCCACCTGTTCTTATGAAAAAATTAACGCTTTGCTTGTCCCAGGATTCTAGATATTTCTTTTAATCTGCTGAGGAACATTGAAGGAGTCGACAAGCTGACACGACTGAAGAAGCTCTTCCTGGTTAACAACAAAATCAGTAAAATCGAGAACATAAGCAGCTTACACCAGCTGCAGATGCTGGAGCTGGGGTCCAACCGCATCCGGGTAGGTGTGGGGTGCGGCTGGCGGTGGCAGTTTCGAGATGTGTGTTTGGCTGTGGGTTTCATatcatatggttttattttccagGAGAAAAGTGCCAACTGCAGGTCAGTGTTCACAAGAGCGTGCGCTCACACCACTCGGTCTGGCCCTTCTGTGCGTGTCTCTCACTTGCTCTGCATCCAGGTCACGACCTAACCTTAGCAAAGCGTCCCTGTGACGTTCTGCCCCAGGTGAACCGGTCAGCCCCAAACACTTTGCTTTTGAGTTGCTGAGGCTGTGTTCTTTGGTGGGCCTCTCTGAGGTGACAGTGCCCCAAGCACAGCAGAGTGGTGGCCTGCGGTGACCTGACCTCCACACGGGGGCCGTAGGAGGCACATTGCACCTTCGGGTGCTTGGCCGGCCCATCCTCCCTGGACAGCCGCGTACCAGCGGAACACGCCCCATGGCAGCCTAACATCGTGCCATTTACCGGGCCCTGACTTCTGGGAGCACTGGGCAGAGCAGGCAGGAGACGCTTTGGGAAAACGGTCTGGGGTGCTATAGGAGCAGTCCTTTACCCACCTGACTCATGGGTGCTGGGCACTCCCCGTGGTGGGAGCCACAGATGGGGTCACAGAAGGACtgacatggtggggggggggggaggctgccagcagagaaggggaagggtcACCAGGACGTGATGAGGGTACCTGCCAGCCAGAAGACCCCTCAGTCCTCACCCCACATCCCAGTGAAGCCATGCTACCGAGCCCGGGGCTTCCCGCTGGCCTTGTTGAGCAACCAAGAGCCAGTGTTTCCAAGCACTTCTTCACCTGCCTCTGTGTTGGGAGTAGCCGTGTGCCTGGCTTTGTGTCTGCGGCACACCG belongs to Panthera tigris isolate Pti1 chromosome C1, P.tigris_Pti1_mat1.1, whole genome shotgun sequence and includes:
- the PPP1R7 gene encoding protein phosphatase 1 regulatory subunit 7 isoform X1 encodes the protein MAAERGAGQQQSQEMMEVDRRVESEESGDEEGKKQSGGIVADLSEHSLKDGEEQGEEVPEGTRPKGQELPVDMETINLDRDAEDVDLNHYRIGKIEGFEVLKKVKSLCLRQNLIKCIENLEELQSLRELDLYDNQIKKIENLEALTQLEILDISFNLLRNIEGVDKLTRLKKLFLVNNKISKIENISSLHQLQMLELGSNRIRAIENIDTLTSLESLFLGKNKITKLQNLDALTNLTVLSMQSNRLTKMEGLQSLVNLRELYLSHNGIEVIEGLENNNKLTMLDIASNRIKKIENVSHLTELQEFWMNDNLLESWSDLDELKAAKSLETVYLERNPLQKDPQYRRKIMLALPTVRQIDATFVRF
- the PPP1R7 gene encoding protein phosphatase 1 regulatory subunit 7 isoform X2, which codes for MAAERGAGQQQSQEMMEVDRRVESEESGDEEGKKQSGGIVADLSEHSLKDGEEQGEEVPEEGQELPVDMETINLDRDAEDVDLNHYRIGKIEGFEVLKKVKSLCLRQNLIKCIENLEELQSLRELDLYDNQIKKIENLEALTQLEILDISFNLLRNIEGVDKLTRLKKLFLVNNKISKIENISSLHQLQMLELGSNRIRAIENIDTLTSLESLFLGKNKITKLQNLDALTNLTVLSMQSNRLTKMEGLQSLVNLRELYLSHNGIEVIEGLENNNKLTMLDIASNRIKKIENVSHLTELQEFWMNDNLLESWSDLDELKAAKSLETVYLERNPLQKDPQYRRKIMLALPTVRQIDATFVRF
- the PPP1R7 gene encoding protein phosphatase 1 regulatory subunit 7 isoform X3, whose amino-acid sequence is MAAERGAGQQQSQEMMEVDRRVESEESGDEEGKKQSGGIVADLSEHSLKDGEEQGEEVPEGTRPKGQELPVDMETINLDRDAEDVDLNHYRIGKIEGFEVLKKVKSLCLRQNLIKCIENLEELQSLRELDLYDNQIKKIENLEALTQLEILDISFNLLRNIEGVDKLTRLKKLFLVNNKISKIENISSLHQLQMLELGSNRIRAIENIDTLTSLESLFLGKNKITKLQNLDALTNLTVLSMQSNRLTKMEGLQSLVNLRELYLSHNGIEVIEGLENNNKLTMLDIASNRIKKIENVSHLTELQEFWFSMVSTYVSRD